In Sphingobacterium thalpophilum, a genomic segment contains:
- the yidC gene encoding membrane protein insertase YidC: MDRNTLIGLVLMFAIITGSFYLMKPSESEIKQEQARQEAKARAEKGLPAESDSTAKAKAAQTAVIADSAELKKPFGATKFGTEKVITIENEKIIAKISTKGGKVKSVELKGEKNFNGKPLMLFDGEDNKFGFQFNAAGQNVSTNDLYFNTESSDIQVSGEGKQSVKFRLNYSAEQYIEYVYSIAGKGYNVGLDINTKGIQNLIPQSQKTLTLNWNTALRQKEQNIESERQKSTLYYKEDNKVDHLSESKDADEALEKKVQWIAFKQHYFSNILSTKDGFVNAKVDVKHASETDIVKFYNTNAELAFDNHKDNNYSLNFFFGPNQYNVLKAEGNDYQSIINMGWGPMRWINQWITVPVFNFLDGFHMSYGIVILLLTLMLKLILSPMTYKSYVSMAKMRVLKPQLDEIKAKVGEDNQMLMQQEQMKLYKQVGVNPLGGCLPLVLQMPFTIAFFYFFPNLFELRGQSFLFMKDMSTYDTLFTFAPIFGSFNHISLMCILMTLTTLLTTWYNNATSGATGQMKYMGYIMPLIFFFVLNSFPAGLNYYYFLSALFTFLTQLVIRTMVNDEKILAKLEENKRNPKADKKSSFQTKMEEMMRAQQQAQQNKNKS; encoded by the coding sequence ATGGATAGAAATACCCTAATTGGTTTGGTCCTGATGTTTGCTATCATCACTGGTTCATTTTACCTGATGAAGCCTTCAGAATCGGAAATCAAACAAGAACAAGCGAGACAAGAGGCTAAAGCTCGTGCAGAAAAAGGACTGCCTGCCGAAAGTGACTCTACCGCTAAAGCCAAAGCAGCACAAACAGCAGTGATTGCTGATTCGGCGGAATTGAAAAAGCCTTTTGGTGCGACAAAATTTGGAACGGAGAAAGTCATTACGATTGAAAACGAGAAAATCATTGCCAAAATCAGTACAAAAGGTGGTAAGGTTAAATCCGTAGAACTAAAAGGCGAAAAGAATTTCAATGGAAAACCTTTGATGCTTTTTGATGGTGAGGACAATAAGTTTGGTTTTCAATTTAACGCAGCTGGTCAAAACGTATCAACAAATGATTTATACTTCAATACAGAATCTTCGGATATCCAAGTTTCTGGTGAAGGTAAACAATCTGTAAAATTCCGACTAAATTACAGTGCCGAACAGTATATTGAATATGTGTACTCGATTGCTGGTAAAGGCTATAATGTTGGACTGGATATTAACACAAAAGGGATACAGAATTTAATTCCGCAGAGTCAAAAAACGTTGACCCTTAACTGGAACACCGCGTTGAGACAAAAAGAGCAAAACATAGAATCTGAAAGACAGAAATCTACACTTTATTATAAAGAAGATAATAAAGTAGATCATCTTTCAGAATCAAAAGATGCGGATGAAGCATTGGAGAAAAAAGTACAATGGATTGCATTCAAGCAGCATTACTTTTCTAATATCCTCAGCACTAAAGATGGCTTTGTCAATGCAAAAGTGGATGTAAAACATGCGTCAGAAACCGACATCGTCAAATTCTATAATACAAACGCAGAATTGGCATTTGATAATCATAAGGACAATAACTATTCCTTAAACTTCTTCTTTGGACCAAATCAATACAATGTATTGAAGGCCGAGGGTAATGACTACCAATCGATCATCAATATGGGTTGGGGCCCTATGCGTTGGATCAACCAATGGATTACAGTACCTGTATTTAACTTCCTGGATGGTTTCCATATGAGCTACGGTATCGTTATCCTTTTATTAACATTGATGTTGAAGCTGATCCTCTCACCAATGACCTACAAGTCTTATGTCTCTATGGCAAAAATGCGTGTATTAAAACCGCAGCTGGATGAGATCAAAGCAAAAGTGGGTGAAGACAATCAAATGTTGATGCAGCAGGAACAAATGAAATTGTACAAACAGGTTGGTGTAAATCCACTTGGTGGATGTCTTCCTCTTGTCCTACAAATGCCATTTACAATTGCGTTCTTCTACTTCTTTCCAAATTTATTTGAATTGAGAGGACAAAGCTTCTTGTTTATGAAGGATATGTCAACCTATGATACGCTGTTTACATTTGCACCTATTTTTGGATCATTCAACCACATCTCGTTGATGTGTATCTTGATGACATTGACAACATTGTTAACGACTTGGTATAACAACGCTACATCTGGTGCTACAGGACAAATGAAATACATGGGCTATATCATGCCTTTGATTTTCTTCTTTGTTTTGAATAGCTTCCCAGCAGGTTTGAACTACTACTATTTCTTAAGTGCATTATTTACGTTCTTGACTCAGTTGGTTATTCGCACCATGGTGAATGATGAGAAAATCTTAGCTAAATTGGAGGAAAATAAAAGGAATCCAAAAGCAGATAAAAAATCGAGCTTCCAAACGAAAATGGAAGAGATGATGCGTGCACAACAACAAGCACAACAAAATAAAAACAAATCGTAA
- a CDS encoding CTP synthase, translating into MTKYIFVTGGVTSSLGKGIIAASLAKLLQARGYKVTIQKFDPYINIDPGTLNPYEHGECYVTEDGAETDLDLGHYERFLNVPTSQANNVTTGRIYQHVIQQEREGAYLGKTVQVIPHITDEIKRRMQLLGESGKYDIIITELGGTVGDIESLPFVEAVRQLRWELGANNSLVIHLTLVPYLAAAGELKTKPTQHSVKTLLEYGVQPDILVCRTEHKLSQEIRKKLAQFCNVNINAVVESIDASTIYDVPLLMLKENLDKTALTKLKLSNKNEPDLENWKNFLGKLKNPTSEVNIALVGKYVELPDAYKSIIEGFIHAGATNECKVKVSYIAAESVTKENVAEKLKGMDGVLVAPGFGERGLDGKLNAIQYVRENNIPFFGICLGMQCSVIEFGRNVLGLKDANSFEMDANTSNPVINLMEEQKNITNMGGTMRLGAYDCEIKKGTKAFAIYGKTKISERHRHRYEFNNDYLKQYEAAGMIASGFNPETGLVEIVELKNHPFFVAGQFHPELKSTVANPHPLFVSFVAAALANKKSK; encoded by the coding sequence ATGACTAAATATATTTTTGTTACGGGCGGCGTTACTTCGTCGTTGGGGAAAGGTATTATTGCTGCCTCCCTTGCTAAACTTCTCCAAGCGCGTGGCTATAAAGTTACCATTCAAAAATTCGACCCTTACATTAACATCGATCCAGGAACATTAAATCCATATGAACATGGAGAATGTTATGTTACAGAAGATGGCGCTGAAACAGACCTTGACTTAGGTCATTACGAGCGCTTCCTGAATGTCCCTACCTCACAAGCAAATAACGTCACGACAGGCCGCATCTATCAACACGTTATCCAACAAGAACGTGAAGGTGCATATTTAGGAAAAACCGTTCAAGTGATTCCCCATATCACCGATGAGATAAAACGCAGAATGCAACTGTTGGGTGAGTCCGGCAAATATGACATTATCATCACTGAATTGGGCGGAACTGTAGGCGATATTGAGTCCTTACCGTTTGTGGAGGCCGTAAGACAGCTTCGCTGGGAATTAGGAGCCAATAATTCACTGGTTATCCATTTGACTTTAGTCCCTTATTTGGCTGCTGCTGGTGAGCTTAAAACAAAACCTACCCAGCATTCCGTAAAAACATTATTGGAATATGGTGTACAACCTGATATTCTAGTATGTCGTACTGAACATAAATTATCGCAAGAAATCCGTAAAAAATTAGCGCAATTCTGTAATGTCAACATCAACGCCGTCGTAGAATCTATCGATGCGTCGACGATTTATGATGTCCCATTATTGATGTTGAAGGAGAATCTTGATAAAACAGCATTAACAAAGCTAAAACTTTCCAACAAAAATGAGCCTGATCTAGAAAACTGGAAAAACTTTTTAGGTAAGCTCAAAAACCCGACAAGTGAAGTTAATATTGCTTTGGTCGGAAAATATGTTGAGCTTCCAGATGCTTACAAGTCTATTATCGAAGGATTTATCCATGCGGGCGCAACAAACGAATGTAAAGTAAAAGTGAGCTATATTGCTGCTGAAAGTGTTACAAAAGAAAATGTTGCTGAAAAGCTGAAAGGTATGGATGGAGTTTTGGTTGCTCCGGGTTTCGGTGAACGCGGCTTGGATGGTAAGCTAAATGCTATTCAGTATGTTCGTGAAAATAATATTCCGTTCTTTGGTATCTGCTTAGGTATGCAATGTTCGGTCATCGAATTCGGAAGAAACGTATTGGGATTAAAAGATGCCAACAGTTTTGAAATGGATGCCAATACCAGCAATCCGGTCATCAATTTGATGGAAGAACAAAAAAATATCACCAATATGGGCGGTACAATGCGTTTAGGTGCTTACGACTGTGAAATTAAAAAAGGAACCAAGGCCTTTGCCATTTATGGTAAAACAAAAATCTCCGAAAGACACCGTCACCGTTACGAATTTAACAATGACTATTTAAAACAATATGAAGCAGCTGGAATGATTGCTTCAGGATTCAATCCGGAGACTGGATTAGTTGAAATTGTCGAATTGAAAAACCATCCATTTTTCGTTGCCGGACAATTTCATCCAGAATTAAAGTCAACTGTTGCAAATCCTCACCCACTTTTTGTTAGCTTTGTAGCCGCTGCTTTGGCCAACAAAAAATCAAAGTAG
- a CDS encoding carbohydrate-binding family 9-like protein translates to MRTIAFILTFIIYPTFIFAQRNLNEFLQLQSRPQTYYVLPVTDAITIDGKDSEASWSKAIWTDSFKDIEGSNKPAPTFKTQVKMLWDKENLYIFAKLQEPHIKGYLRQKDTIIYHDNDFEIFLKPNLLSPEYIEIEINALNTVMDLLMTKRYRFGGRANLNWDTKDMESAVYHAGSINNPQDKDEFWTVEMKIPVKSLKYFGEGNQINANETWKINFSRVQWHYDNTETTYSKRKDNTGKTLAEENWVWSPIGLVNMHYPERWGHIKFVNDTDHQPIDEQFLALEKVTWNIFYLQQIYRKDKKRYATSIQELSKLYPEIINEHKNYEIVFSNSNNFYRIEIKSKAQPTLKTTIDSQGNIYF, encoded by the coding sequence ATGAGAACTATAGCTTTTATCCTTACTTTTATCATCTATCCGACCTTTATTTTTGCACAACGAAATCTGAATGAATTTCTTCAGCTACAGTCGCGCCCTCAAACGTATTATGTACTTCCAGTAACAGATGCGATCACGATTGACGGAAAGGACAGTGAAGCTTCCTGGTCAAAAGCGATATGGACAGATTCTTTTAAGGATATTGAGGGATCAAATAAACCTGCCCCTACTTTTAAGACACAAGTCAAGATGCTTTGGGACAAAGAAAATCTTTACATTTTTGCTAAGCTTCAAGAACCCCATATCAAGGGATATTTAAGACAAAAAGATACAATCATCTATCATGACAATGATTTTGAGATCTTTCTCAAGCCAAATCTATTATCGCCAGAATATATAGAGATTGAAATAAACGCATTAAATACCGTAATGGATCTTTTGATGACTAAACGTTATCGCTTTGGCGGCAGGGCTAATCTAAATTGGGACACAAAAGATATGGAAAGTGCAGTCTATCATGCTGGGTCCATCAACAATCCTCAAGACAAGGATGAATTTTGGACTGTGGAAATGAAAATACCTGTAAAAAGTCTAAAATACTTTGGCGAAGGAAATCAGATTAACGCAAATGAAACCTGGAAGATAAACTTCTCACGTGTTCAGTGGCATTATGACAACACCGAAACAACCTACAGCAAGAGAAAAGACAACACGGGTAAGACGCTCGCTGAAGAGAACTGGGTATGGTCTCCAATCGGCCTCGTTAATATGCATTACCCTGAGCGATGGGGACATATAAAATTTGTTAACGACACAGACCATCAACCTATCGATGAGCAATTCCTCGCACTCGAAAAAGTTACCTGGAATATCTTTTACCTGCAACAGATCTATAGAAAGGATAAAAAACGCTATGCAACGTCAATTCAGGAGCTAAGCAAATTATATCCTGAAATTATAAATGAGCACAAAAATTATGAGATTGTATTTTCAAACAGTAATAATTTCTATCGCATTGAAATCAAGTCAAAAGCACAGCCTACATTAAAGACAACAATAGATAGCCAAGGTAATATCTATTTTTAA
- the rplS gene encoding 50S ribosomal protein L19 produces the protein MDLVKFVEEQAVVKNEIPAFKAGDTVSVHYKIREGNKERVQVYQGVVIQLNSEGANATFTVRKISNGVGVERIFPVNSPNIEKIEVNSYGKVRRAKLFYLRGLTGKAARIKSKRI, from the coding sequence ATGGATTTAGTAAAATTTGTAGAAGAACAAGCGGTAGTAAAGAATGAAATTCCCGCTTTCAAAGCTGGAGATACCGTCAGCGTTCATTATAAAATTCGCGAAGGAAATAAAGAGCGTGTACAGGTGTACCAAGGTGTAGTAATTCAATTAAACAGCGAAGGTGCTAACGCTACTTTTACCGTTCGTAAAATCTCAAACGGTGTAGGTGTTGAACGTATTTTCCCTGTAAACTCACCAAACATTGAAAAAATTGAAGTAAACAGCTACGGTAAAGTTCGTCGCGCGAAATTATTCTATTTACGCGGCCTTACTGGTAAAGCTGCTCGTATTAAATCGAAAAGAATCTAA
- a CDS encoding ABC transporter permease — MIKNYFQIAWRNLMKNKVFSFINILGLTIGIAVCAMIFLFIANQFSFDKFHNQGDHIYRVMRGFDNTKDRAPYLSAPYATALLTDYPDDIKKAVRVMPANGLFSVGNIAFNEKKLFIADDDFFELFSFSLIKGNPTTVLKNPTSVVLTETTAKKYFGNENPIGKILQLDKNKQLTVTGIAKDLPVNSHLDFDLIIPLSNYLNTEPFKAWQNNNLFTYILLDEHKDARQLEKQFPDFMNRHMKAVSTNMGIHFDLALTPLRDVYLESHSAFDSAKHGDKKVIYIFLSIAILILVIACINFMNLSTIRAVDRSKEVGLRKVLGAQRIQLMGQFIGESILLTTISCILAMCLLHLLMPVYNQLLGYTLTVPWNSWPIYIFLIAIIFIVGLLAGSYPALYLSTFSPIQALKGKLRLGKSGTLFRHALVVFQFSISILLIIGTLIISKQMKYVKELWLGYDNQQTVVIPIDSEELYNNLRTFKNELSASSDIASVSFMSGEPGGFFDSHTFEIEGKNAEKWKSRTEFTDFDYVSTLKLKLIAGRNFSTQHPTDSTSAVLVNRTAASMLGFTPEQAIGKWIKNTIRDQSPRTIIGVVDDFNFLSLKENMDALVIAPSTDLRVALIRLNTKDFPTALKTIKAAFGKAAPLYPFEYSFLDQKFDTLYKTDLRQQRILSLFSGLAIFIACLGLYGLASFTAAKRNKEIGIRKVLGASVSGVTTLLSRDFIKPVLVALIIASPIAWLTMSKWLEDFAYRIEIQWWMFVLAGLVTIGIALITVSWQAIRTAIANPVNSLRDE, encoded by the coding sequence ATGATAAAGAACTATTTCCAAATCGCCTGGAGAAACCTCATGAAAAACAAGGTCTTTTCCTTTATCAATATCCTAGGCTTAACCATAGGCATCGCGGTCTGTGCAATGATATTCCTGTTTATCGCCAATCAGTTTAGTTTTGACAAGTTTCACAACCAAGGCGATCACATCTATCGTGTGATGCGAGGTTTTGACAACACCAAGGACCGCGCCCCTTATTTATCTGCACCCTATGCCACGGCCTTATTAACCGATTATCCCGATGATATCAAAAAAGCTGTACGGGTAATGCCTGCCAATGGGTTATTCTCTGTTGGCAACATTGCATTCAATGAAAAGAAACTCTTTATTGCAGATGACGATTTCTTTGAACTATTTAGTTTTTCGCTAATCAAAGGGAATCCAACGACTGTTTTAAAAAATCCAACAAGTGTTGTGCTCACGGAAACAACTGCGAAGAAATATTTTGGAAATGAAAATCCTATCGGTAAAATACTGCAGCTTGATAAAAATAAACAATTAACCGTTACTGGGATCGCTAAAGATCTTCCGGTCAATTCACATCTGGATTTTGATCTCATTATCCCCTTATCCAATTATCTCAATACCGAACCATTTAAAGCCTGGCAAAACAACAATTTATTCACTTACATCTTACTTGACGAACATAAGGATGCTAGGCAATTGGAAAAGCAGTTTCCTGATTTCATGAATAGGCATATGAAAGCAGTTTCTACCAATATGGGCATTCATTTTGATCTTGCGCTTACACCGCTACGAGACGTCTATCTTGAATCCCACAGCGCATTTGACAGCGCAAAACATGGTGACAAAAAAGTTATTTACATTTTTCTCTCCATCGCCATACTTATATTGGTTATCGCTTGCATCAATTTCATGAATCTCTCAACAATACGTGCAGTTGACCGATCGAAAGAAGTTGGCCTAAGAAAGGTACTTGGAGCACAACGTATCCAATTAATGGGGCAGTTTATCGGAGAATCCATTTTATTAACGACCATATCCTGTATACTTGCCATGTGTCTATTGCACCTACTCATGCCTGTATACAATCAACTACTGGGATACACCCTTACAGTCCCATGGAATTCTTGGCCGATCTATATTTTTTTGATTGCAATTATCTTTATAGTAGGCCTATTAGCCGGAAGTTACCCAGCCCTATACCTTTCAACCTTTTCCCCAATACAGGCATTAAAAGGTAAATTGCGCTTAGGCAAGAGCGGTACATTGTTCCGGCATGCGCTAGTTGTGTTCCAGTTCAGCATATCTATTTTACTTATCATCGGTACACTGATTATCTCCAAACAGATGAAATATGTAAAAGAACTGTGGCTCGGGTATGACAACCAACAGACTGTGGTTATTCCAATAGACAGTGAAGAACTGTACAACAACCTCCGTACATTCAAAAATGAATTATCTGCGAGCAGTGACATTGCGTCCGTCTCCTTTATGTCCGGTGAACCAGGGGGCTTCTTCGATAGTCACACATTTGAGATCGAAGGAAAAAATGCTGAGAAGTGGAAATCAAGAACGGAATTCACCGATTTTGACTATGTAAGCACACTGAAACTTAAACTAATAGCAGGCCGAAACTTTTCAACACAACACCCGACCGACTCCACTAGCGCTGTATTAGTTAATCGTACCGCAGCATCGATGCTTGGATTTACTCCCGAACAGGCCATTGGCAAATGGATAAAAAATACGATCCGCGATCAATCCCCCCGGACAATCATTGGGGTAGTAGACGATTTTAACTTCCTATCCCTAAAAGAAAACATGGATGCATTAGTTATTGCCCCTTCTACTGACCTGAGAGTAGCCCTTATTAGATTAAACACAAAAGATTTTCCCACAGCGTTAAAAACTATTAAAGCCGCATTTGGGAAAGCAGCTCCATTATATCCGTTTGAATACAGTTTTCTAGACCAAAAATTTGATACGCTGTATAAAACGGACCTTAGGCAACAACGCATACTCAGTCTTTTTTCTGGATTAGCCATATTTATCGCTTGCCTAGGTCTATATGGTTTAGCTTCATTTACGGCCGCCAAACGAAACAAAGAGATCGGAATCCGCAAGGTGCTTGGCGCTTCGGTATCGGGCGTTACTACATTATTGTCCAGAGATTTTATAAAACCCGTATTAGTTGCTTTGATAATCGCCTCGCCGATCGCCTGGCTAACCATGAGCAAATGGCTGGAAGACTTTGCTTACCGCATCGAGATCCAATGGTGGATGTTTGTGCTAGCGGGACTGGTAACAATAGGTATCGCATTAATTACGGTAAGCTGGCAGGCTATCAGAACAGCCATAGCTAATCCTGTAAACAGCTTGCGGGACGAATAA
- a CDS encoding transposase → MQDAERKLLSLLMPEGLLEYFQILEVDQVDNQLHIYLDELNISPTGYENSKLESKGFMPSTEISDFPIRGQKVTLHIRRRRWTVLDTGQIITRDWNLVREGTRMTTEFGLFLKKIFG, encoded by the coding sequence TTGCAAGACGCCGAACGTAAATTACTATCGCTATTGATGCCCGAAGGGCTTTTAGAATACTTTCAGATTTTAGAAGTCGATCAGGTTGACAATCAACTCCACATTTATTTAGACGAGCTTAATATTTCTCCAACAGGCTATGAGAACAGCAAGCTGGAGTCAAAGGGCTTTATGCCTTCTACAGAGATTTCCGACTTTCCCATTAGAGGTCAGAAAGTTACATTACATATCCGCCGTCGTCGCTGGACAGTCTTAGATACGGGACAGATTATCACAAGAGATTGGAACCTGGTCCGTGAAGGTACCCGAATGACAACTGAATTCGGGCTTTTTTTAAAGAAGATATTTGGATAA